The Armatimonadia bacterium region GGCTCCCTTCCTCTTGTCGCTGTACCTTGTGATGATCTGCACCATGGTCATCCTTCGCAGGCAGTGGGTGGACAACGAGCGCCTCATCTACCCGCTCACTCAGCTTCCGCTCGAAATGGTGGCCCAGTCTGAGCCCGGGCGGCCTTCGACTCTCTACCGAAGCGGCCTCCTGTGGCTGGGTTTCGCCGTCCCGCTGATCTTCAGCTCCCTCAAGGGCCTGCACTTCTACTACCCGACGGTCCCCTCGCCGACAACGAACTGGGCCTTCTCGGTGTTCCGCCACACCCAGTCTCTACAACTGCGAATCAGCTTCCCGATGATCGGGTTCTTCTTTCTTGTCGAGCAGCAGACGGCCTTCTCGCTGTGGTTCTTCAATGTGCTCTTCTTCATCCTCCGCGGCATCCTGAACGTGTACAAGATCGGGATGACCGAGAACCTGGGCACCTACGGAGCGCCATCGCCGATGTTTGCGCACCTCGGCATGGGAGCCTTTCTCGTCCTCGTCTTCGGCGGCCTGTACACGGCCCGCAGCCATCTGCGAAAGGTGGTCACCCAGGCCTTCGGCGGGAAGGGCCACGGTGAGGACAGCGACGAGATCCTCTCCTACCCGGCGGCCTTCTGGGGGATGATGCTCGGGCTCTCAGTCATGGTGGGCTGGCTGACGTGGAGTGGCATGCCGCTGTGGGTGGCGGTTCTCTTCGTCGTGCTTGCCCTGGTGCTGTTCATCGGCCTGACCCGCGTCGTGGCGGAGAGCGGAATGGCCGAAGCCGTTGCCCCGACGATCGCCCCGGGGGTGATCGTCTCGGCCCTGGGCGCACCGAGCATCGGCCCACGCGGTCTGATGGCCATCGCGACAAGCTACGTCTGGTGCTCGGACATGCGCACTTTTGTCATGGCCTCGGCCGCCAACAGCCTCAAGCTCGCGGAGAAGACCGATCACCACAAGCGACCGCTCTTCTGGCTCATGGCCGTCGCAATCCTGGTGAGCGCACCGCTGAGTATCTACTTCACGATCCGCTGGGCCTACCACACCGGCGGCGTCACGATGGACTCCTGGTACTTCGGCGGCGGAGTCCTGGCGCCGCTCAAGTGGGTACAGGTGCAGTTCCTCAGCCCGAAGGGCCCCAATGTCGTGGGCCTGCTGCTGACGGGCCTCGGCGCCTTGCTCATGGCCTTCCTGGCTGCGATGAGACAGCGTTTCCTGTGGTGGCCCTTTCATCCCCTCGGCTTCGCCATCGCGCCAGTCTGGATCATGGACCAGCAGTGG contains the following coding sequences:
- a CDS encoding DUF6785 family protein, with protein sequence MAQTAARSDLAATVPFHSAFSGRAIAVGVLSVVIIGWGCPYATFAIQGSYVDLDFSTPGAVFLLFLLTAVVNNALGRLNPRWALNPGECITVYIMMVVASAVQTMGLSGQLMSIITGPYYYATPENNWAKLLQPHLNPLLAPQDELTVRYFFEGLPPGRLIPWRDWLGPLSIWAPFLLSLYLVMICTMVILRRQWVDNERLIYPLTQLPLEMVAQSEPGRPSTLYRSGLLWLGFAVPLIFSSLKGLHFYYPTVPSPTTNWAFSVFRHTQSLQLRISFPMIGFFFLVEQQTAFSLWFFNVLFFILRGILNVYKIGMTENLGTYGAPSPMFAHLGMGAFLVLVFGGLYTARSHLRKVVTQAFGGKGHGEDSDEILSYPAAFWGMMLGLSVMVGWLTWSGMPLWVAVLFVVLALVLFIGLTRVVAESGMAEAVAPTIAPGVIVSALGAPSIGPRGLMAIATSYVWCSDMRTFVMASAANSLKLAEKTDHHKRPLFWLMAVAILVSAPLSIYFTIRWAYHTGGVTMDSWYFGGGVLAPLKWVQVQFLSPKGPNVVGLLLTGLGALLMAFLAAMRQRFLWWPFHPLGFAIAPVWIMDQQWMTILISWLAKTTILRYGGVKTYQRTRAFFLGLILGQFVTNGLWVIIDALAGGTGNRIFWI